In Setaria italica strain Yugu1 chromosome IX, Setaria_italica_v2.0, whole genome shotgun sequence, the genomic stretch CATCACAAACAGTCTCTCCAGGCCTCTGAGGATATATTGGCACAGGTTCAATCGGTGTTTTACGAAAAGAAAGCACATCTTAGTCTGCACTAGGTCATTTTTAGATTCTTATAGGCTATACAGTAGTCCTGTATGGAACATACAGCACCACTTTGCCATTTTTAGATTCTTAGTCTACACTTACCGGCACATGAGTCACATGAAAATCAAAGCTTTGCAGAATATTTGCAGCCGGGTTTAACATCGGCGCCGACATAATGGGTGCTGGAGTAGGAAGAGTAGTTTGAACCAGTGGAGCCATCAATGCTATATCCACAACTGTGCATGGCGCAAAACaatatcagaaaaaaaaaagggtataACAACGATTCCAGATGTGTAAAAAGTTGCATCAAAATTGGATGCCATGCAATTGAAGCACTAATGCTGCTGTGACATTGAAGTTGATAGGTACCAGTCTAAACATTGAAAATGGAATGAAAAATTATCTTGTAATCGCTGTCTGAAATTTTGTGGTATAAGATCAAGATGTTTTATCATGACAATCAAAAGCAGCTAGATGAAAATGGCTACAACCGCAAGAGACTGTCAGTGTCCACAAAACCTAAGCTAATGAGTAACAGACACTTAAGCAAAATTTTGAAGTGTTCCTAGCATAACTTCATGTGTTTTTATCATATCCTCACAACAGAACATATAATATCAGAAGTTCGGTTCTGTCTTTTCTATACTATTAAGACTTTCTAGAACCTCTAACTTAATGTCAGTGCAAGCTTTGCTTTCAGCATGATCTGTACATGGCAAGGCTTCTGTTCAACAGGGTCAAGCCAATACATTGCAGGCTAAGTTGTGACATTGATTAGAGTGAGCTCCTCATGGTTTTTCGCTATCCTCCTGACAGTAACACAACAAAAACAGAACAAAATGACCCATAGCTTAAAGCCGGCCTATAGAACGAGAATGCCGTGTCGTCCAGCGGAGCTTAGAAGAACTTGAGCAAATGATTAGTTATGAAAAAAATGAACCTGGCCGATAAGGATGGTTGAAGCGACAAATAGAACCATATTTGCAGCTGTAAAAGCACAGCAGGAAAAACAGTCAGATCCCTCCAAACTTTTATTCGGAAGAGGCAAAGGCAACTAAGATGGTGAATTAGTGATCCTGTTGGAGAAGAAGGTACCTGCCTGTCTTCATATAAAACGAGCAGTCCACTTCACCCTGCAATATGGGAGAAGAGGTATTAAGCAATACAAGCTACTTGGGTAGTCAATGTAAAATGTAGTATTAAACCTTAGTTTAGTGACATGTGAAAGGATACTCTAGCAGACGGTACTTTGAGAGAACCAAGAACAAGGAGAGTTGTAGAGAGATAACAATTTGCACTCATCAAAACCTCTAAACCGAGCCTGGATTACCGACAGAATCTCCAGTAGGCATAGAGCATGTTTTACCTTGTTACTTTACTGCATATTTTGCGACAGACTTATTGATACGGTTTCCAAATGAAAAACATGAATAAAACCGGATTTTACTGTATCTAGTGCCACCATAAGACAGGTACAGAAATAAAGTTTACTGCTCTAGCTAAAGAAAAACACCACTTGGTAAACACATACTGGTCTTATAGGAAGCCCCTTTGGGTTATGTGCCTCAGATGAGGCAGTTGGTGCATGCATCTTTGCTGGAACCAGATCATCTGCTGCACCAATGTGTGCTGCTGCATCAGTTGTTGCTGTATATATGGTTTCCTTTGCAATCACAGATGGCATTGGATGATTGAACTTGCAATTTGCACCAAATTTGCATTTGCCTGTTTTTGCATAGAACTGAAATGAAGGACACTTAAGCATTGCACAATGAAAACAATAAAGATAATTGCTGATAATAAAAGATGCAAAGGTAGATCTTACGGAACAAACAGGCTCAGAAGGCCTAACTGGTAAGATGGCACTATCGGTGATTAGAGAATGCTGTATTTCAGGAAAGCAGAGTCATTGAGACTTCATCATGGAGGATTAAAAAAATCTAATAGGCTAGTCAACAAAAATAAGTACAAAATAAATTTCTTACAAAAGGTGGTGGCTCGATAGAGTGCTGGCATTGATACGGAGCGAGCCAGCCCCCTTCATGCAGGAACCATCCGGATTTACGGTGACCAGGACCGTCATCCTTGACCGTCACACCGTCAGACCCGCAGAGCCAGGGGTGTCGGTTCCAGTACATGGTGCTCTCCCACCCCGTCGAGCCAACACCTTTGCCCCCAAGCTTGGGATGACGTGGGCCACCGCTACGAGGCCCGGCGAACTATCGTCGGAGCAGCACGCCATTTCAGCTGGTCCTCTCGCTCGACGCTCGCCGGTATGGGACAAATCCTCGAGGACTGGCGCGTGCGCCTGCGTGCGCGGTACGCGTAGATACGGTGGCGCGCCGCGTGGGGTGCTGGACTGAAGCTGGCGGGAAGCTGGCAACTGGCAAGCCTGCATGTGGGGGCTCGGTCGATCGGAGTCGGATCGACGCCCGCACCGTCGGCACCGAGCTCACGGCGCCGCGCCATCTGCGCAGTACCTGTGCCCAGCTAGACAGTAGACGATAAATACAGGAACTCGAGAGTCCGGACAGGATCCCAAGGATGTTCGGACTGTGAGCGTGTAAAGTCTAAGACTATCATCACGTACACGGACTTGAGAGTCCAACTCCACGGCTCCGTCCA encodes the following:
- the LOC101762457 gene encoding zinc finger CCCH domain-containing protein 8 isoform X2, whose protein sequence is MYWNRHPWLCGSDGVTVKDDGPGHRKSGWFLHEGGWLAPYQCQHSIEPPPFHSLITDSAILPVRPSEPVCSFYAKTGKCKFGANCKFNHPMPSVIAKETIYTATTDAAAHIGAADDLVPAKMHAPTASSEAHNPKGLPIRPGEVDCSFYMKTGSCKYGSICRFNHPYRPVVDIALMAPLVQTTLPTPAPIMSAPMLNPAANILQSFDFHVTHVPVEPVPIYPQRPGETVCDFYMKTGFCKYSQKCKFHHPMNRSEPGANGNWDPEQPVTLTLAGLPRRESAEACAFYMRSGTCRYGAHCKFDHPPPQEAISKLQAAGKEDEEKKEGEAKEGSVVP
- the LOC101762457 gene encoding zinc finger CCCH domain-containing protein 8 isoform X1 translates to MYWNRHPWLCGSDGVTVKDDGPGHRKSGWFLHEGGWLAPYQCQHSIEPPPFHSLITDSAILPVRPSEPVCSFYAKTGKCKFGANCKFNHPMPSVIAKETIYTATTDAAAHIGAADDLVPAKMHAPTASSEAHNPKGLPIRPGEVDCSFYMKTGSCKYGSICRFNHPYRPVVDIALMAPLVQTTLPTPAPIMSAPMLNPAANILQSFDFHVTHVPFYMKTGFCKYSQKCKFHHPMNRSEPGANGNWDPEQPVTLTLAGLPRRESAEACAFYMRSGTCRYGAHCKFDHPPPQEAISKLQAAGKEDEEKKEGEAKEGSVVP